One genomic region from Oncorhynchus gorbuscha isolate QuinsamMale2020 ecotype Even-year linkage group LG13, OgorEven_v1.0, whole genome shotgun sequence encodes:
- the LOC123993517 gene encoding electron transfer flavoprotein-ubiquinone oxidoreductase, mitochondrial-like isoform X4 — translation MERFADEADVVIVGGGPAGLSAAIRLKQLANEQEKELRVCLVEKASQIGAHTLSGACLEPSALNELFSDWKERGAPLNTPVTEDVFSLLTKKYRIPVPMLPGLPMNNHGNYIVRLGHFVRWLGEQAEELGVEIYPGYAAAEVLFHEDGSVKGIATNDVGIAKDGSPKDVFERGMELHAKVTLFGEGCHGHLAKQLYRQFNLRENCEPQTYAIGLKEVWLIDEKKWRPGRVEHSVGWPLNRNTYGGSFLYHLNEGEPLVALGVVIGLDYTNPYLSPFREFQRWKHHPFIAKTLEGGNRIAYGARALNEGGYQCLPKVTFPGGMLIGCSPGFMNVPKIKGTHTAMKSGMLAAEAIFPKVTAKDLASETAGLHVPEYEDNLKKSWIWKELYSVRNIRPSFHNYFGLYGGMVYTGVFYWILRGKEPWTLKHAGLDSAQLRPAKECTAIEYPKPDGKLSFDLLSSVALSGTNHEGDQPPHLTLKDDSVPVANNLAIYDGPEQRFCPAGVYEYVPLETGEGMRLQINAQNCVHCKTCDIKDPSQNINWVVPEGSGGPAYNGM, via the exons ATGGAGCGGTTTGCCGATGAGGCTGATGTCGTGATAGTGGGCGGGGGTCCCGCAGGGCTGTCGGCAGCCATCCGGCTAAAACAGCTGGCCAATGAGCAGGAGAAGGAGCTGCGTGTCTGCCTGGTGGAGAAGGCCTCTCAGATTGGTGCACACACTCTCTCCGGGGCCTGCCTGGAGCCCAGCGCCCTCAACGAGCTCTTCTCAgactggaaggagagaggg GCACCCTTGAACACACCAGTAACAGAGGATGTGTTTAGCCTTCTAACCAAGAAATACAGAATCCCTGTCCCAATGTTGCCAG GTCTGCCCATGAACAACCATGGGAACTACATTGTGCGGCTGGGCCACTTTGTGCGTTGGTTGGGAGAGCAGGCTGAGGAACTAGGAGTGGAGATATACCCCGGCTACGCTGCTGCTGAG GTTTTGTTTCATGAAGATGGAAGTGTGAAAGGAATTGCCACCAATGACGTGGGCATCGCTAAGGATGGTTCGCCAAAG GATGTGTTTGAGAGGGGGATGGAACTCCATGCTAAAGTGACACTGTTCGGAGAGGGCTGCCATGGCCACTTGGCCAAGCAGCTCTACAGGCAGTTCAACCTCAGGGAGAACTGTGAACCACAGACCTACGCCATTGGCCTAAAAGAG GTGTGGCTGATTGATGAGAAGAAGTGGAGACCGGGCAGAGTGGAGCATTCGGTGGGCTGGCCCCTGAACAGGAACACGTACGGCGGCTCCTTCCTCTACCACCTGAACGAGGGTGAGCCACTGGTGGCCTTGGGCGTTGTG ATTGGGCTTGACTACACCAACCCATACCTCAGCCCTTTCAGAGAGTTCCAGCGATGGAAGCACCACCCATTCATTGCCAAGACCctggagggagggaacagaatcGCTTACGGAGCCAGGGCGCTCAATGAGGGAGgctatcag TGCCTACCTAAAGTGACATTCCCTGGGGGGATGCTTATCGGATGCAGTCCAGGCTTCATGAACGTACCAAAGATTAAAGGCACCCACACGGCCATGAAGAGTGGCATGCTGGCCGCAGAGGCCATCTTCCCCAAAGTCACAGCCAAGGACCTAGCATCTGAAACTGCAG GACTTCATGTACCTGAATATGAGGACAATTTAAAGAAGTCTTGGATCTGGAAAGAGCTGTACTCAGTAAGGAACATCAGGCCCTCATTCCACAACTACTTTGGGCTGTACGGGGGCATGGTCTACACCGGTGTCTTCTATTGGATACTCAGAGGGAAGGAGCCATGGACACTGAAACATGCAG GCCTGGACTCGGCCCAGCTGAGACCGGCTAAGGAGTGCACGGCCATCGAGTACCCCAAGCCCGACGGCAAGCTGAGCTTCGACCTGCTCTCCTCGGTGGCTCTAAGTGGCACCAACCACGAGGGGGACCAGCCCCCCCACCTTACCCTGAAGGACGACAGTGTCCCCGTGGCCAACAACCTGGCCATCTACGATGGGCCTGAGCAGCGCTTCTGTCCAGCAG GTGTATATGAGTACGTTCCACTCGAAACTGGAGAGGGTATGAGGTTGCAGATCAACGCTCAGAACTGCGTGCACTGCAAGACGTGCGACATCAAGGACCCCAGCCAGAACATCAACTGGGTGGTGCCCGAAGGCAGCGGAGGACCAGCCTACAATGGAATGTGA
- the LOC123993517 gene encoding electron transfer flavoprotein-ubiquinone oxidoreductase, mitochondrial-like isoform X1, protein MLIHTMFPASRYSIQAQRCIRALKTVKADHAPPQLYTWRWKCSSAVTPRITSHYTICPRDKDPRWEGVEMERFADEADVVIVGGGPAGLSAAIRLKQLANEQEKELRVCLVEKASQIGAHTLSGACLEPSALNELFSDWKERGAPLNTPVTEDVFSLLTKKYRIPVPMLPGLPMNNHGNYIVRLGHFVRWLGEQAEELGVEIYPGYAAAEVLFHEDGSVKGIATNDVGIAKDGSPKDVFERGMELHAKVTLFGEGCHGHLAKQLYRQFNLRENCEPQTYAIGLKEVWLIDEKKWRPGRVEHSVGWPLNRNTYGGSFLYHLNEGEPLVALGVVIGLDYTNPYLSPFREFQRWKHHPFIAKTLEGGNRIAYGARALNEGGYQCLPKVTFPGGMLIGCSPGFMNVPKIKGTHTAMKSGMLAAEAIFPKVTAKDLASETAGLHVPEYEDNLKKSWIWKELYSVRNIRPSFHNYFGLYGGMVYTGVFYWILRGKEPWTLKHAGLDSAQLRPAKECTAIEYPKPDGKLSFDLLSSVALSGTNHEGDQPPHLTLKDDSVPVANNLAIYDGPEQRFCPAGVYEYVPLETGEGMRLQINAQNCVHCKTCDIKDPSQNINWVVPEGSGGPAYNGM, encoded by the exons ATGTTAATTCATACGATGTTTCCAGCTAGCAGATATTCAATTCAAG CCCAGAGGTGTATAAGAGCGTTGAAAACGGTGAAAGCAGATCATGCACCTCCACAGCTCTACACATGGAGATGGAAATGCTCGTCCGCAGTAACGCCTCGCATAACATCACACTACACAATCTGCCCCAGGGACAAAGACCCACGATGGGAAG GTGTGGAGATGGAGCGGTTTGCCGATGAGGCTGATGTCGTGATAGTGGGCGGGGGTCCCGCAGGGCTGTCGGCAGCCATCCGGCTAAAACAGCTGGCCAATGAGCAGGAGAAGGAGCTGCGTGTCTGCCTGGTGGAGAAGGCCTCTCAGATTGGTGCACACACTCTCTCCGGGGCCTGCCTGGAGCCCAGCGCCCTCAACGAGCTCTTCTCAgactggaaggagagaggg GCACCCTTGAACACACCAGTAACAGAGGATGTGTTTAGCCTTCTAACCAAGAAATACAGAATCCCTGTCCCAATGTTGCCAG GTCTGCCCATGAACAACCATGGGAACTACATTGTGCGGCTGGGCCACTTTGTGCGTTGGTTGGGAGAGCAGGCTGAGGAACTAGGAGTGGAGATATACCCCGGCTACGCTGCTGCTGAG GTTTTGTTTCATGAAGATGGAAGTGTGAAAGGAATTGCCACCAATGACGTGGGCATCGCTAAGGATGGTTCGCCAAAG GATGTGTTTGAGAGGGGGATGGAACTCCATGCTAAAGTGACACTGTTCGGAGAGGGCTGCCATGGCCACTTGGCCAAGCAGCTCTACAGGCAGTTCAACCTCAGGGAGAACTGTGAACCACAGACCTACGCCATTGGCCTAAAAGAG GTGTGGCTGATTGATGAGAAGAAGTGGAGACCGGGCAGAGTGGAGCATTCGGTGGGCTGGCCCCTGAACAGGAACACGTACGGCGGCTCCTTCCTCTACCACCTGAACGAGGGTGAGCCACTGGTGGCCTTGGGCGTTGTG ATTGGGCTTGACTACACCAACCCATACCTCAGCCCTTTCAGAGAGTTCCAGCGATGGAAGCACCACCCATTCATTGCCAAGACCctggagggagggaacagaatcGCTTACGGAGCCAGGGCGCTCAATGAGGGAGgctatcag TGCCTACCTAAAGTGACATTCCCTGGGGGGATGCTTATCGGATGCAGTCCAGGCTTCATGAACGTACCAAAGATTAAAGGCACCCACACGGCCATGAAGAGTGGCATGCTGGCCGCAGAGGCCATCTTCCCCAAAGTCACAGCCAAGGACCTAGCATCTGAAACTGCAG GACTTCATGTACCTGAATATGAGGACAATTTAAAGAAGTCTTGGATCTGGAAAGAGCTGTACTCAGTAAGGAACATCAGGCCCTCATTCCACAACTACTTTGGGCTGTACGGGGGCATGGTCTACACCGGTGTCTTCTATTGGATACTCAGAGGGAAGGAGCCATGGACACTGAAACATGCAG GCCTGGACTCGGCCCAGCTGAGACCGGCTAAGGAGTGCACGGCCATCGAGTACCCCAAGCCCGACGGCAAGCTGAGCTTCGACCTGCTCTCCTCGGTGGCTCTAAGTGGCACCAACCACGAGGGGGACCAGCCCCCCCACCTTACCCTGAAGGACGACAGTGTCCCCGTGGCCAACAACCTGGCCATCTACGATGGGCCTGAGCAGCGCTTCTGTCCAGCAG GTGTATATGAGTACGTTCCACTCGAAACTGGAGAGGGTATGAGGTTGCAGATCAACGCTCAGAACTGCGTGCACTGCAAGACGTGCGACATCAAGGACCCCAGCCAGAACATCAACTGGGTGGTGCCCGAAGGCAGCGGAGGACCAGCCTACAATGGAATGTGA
- the LOC123993518 gene encoding peptidyl-prolyl cis-trans isomerase D-like → MSNATPVTKPSNKENPRVFLDVDIGGERVGRIVFELFADVVPKTAENFRALCTGEKGTGKTTGKPLHFKGCPFHRIIKQFMIQGGDFSNQNGTGGESIYGEKFEDENFYYKHDKGGLLSMANSGPATNGSQFFITTVPTAHLDGKHVVFGQVLKGMGLVKTLEAIETNEDTPVKPCVIAECGEHKDGDNWGVAPNDCSGDTHPDYPEDSDVDLKDVDKILSAAEDIKNIGNNFFKNQDWQSAIKKYSKALRYLALGGDEQEIEKAQTKLEPTVLSCILNTAACKLKLQLWQEAMESCDEALELNQKNTKALFRRAQAWQGLKEYSKAMSDLKKAQEIAPEDKAIGNEMKRVQIKVKEEKEKEKQIYSKMFA, encoded by the exons ATGTCTAACGCAACACCAGTGACCAAGCCTTCAAACAAAGAAAACCCCCGTGTCTTCCTTGATGTAGACATCGGTGGTGAAAGAG TTGGCCGAATCGTGTTCGAACTGTTTGCTGATGTTGTCCCCAAAACTGCTGAAAACTTTCGAGCACTCTGTACTGGTGAGAAGGGAACTGGCAAAACTACAGGGAAACCACTCCATTTCAAAGGATGTCCTTTCCACAGGA TCATCAAGCAATTCATGATCCAGGGAGGTGATTTCTCCAACCAGAATGGCACTGGAGGAGAGAGCATCTATGGGGAGAAGTTTGAAGATGAGAACTTCTATTACAAG CACGACAAAGGGGGCTTGCTGAGTATGGCCAATTCTGGACCCGCCACCAATGGCTCCCAGTTTTTCATCACCACTGTGCCTACTGCTCATCTAGACGGCAAACATGTGGTCTTTGGACAAGTCTTGAAGGGGATGGGGCTGGTGAAAACACTGGAGGCCATAGAGACCAACGAGGACACGCCTGTCAAG CCATGTGTAATTGCTGAGTGTGGTGAGCATAAAGATGGCGACAACTGGGGAGTAGCACCGAATGATTGCTCAGGGGACACCCATCCAGACTACCCAGAGGACTCCGATGTCGACTTAAAAGAT GTTGACAAAATCCTGTCTGCTGCTGAAGATATTAAGAATATTGGGAACAACTTCTTCAAGAACCAAGACTGGCAGTCTGCAATCAAGAAGTACTCCAAAGCTCTCAG GTATCTGGCACTTGGTGGAGACGAGCAGGAGATTGAGAAGGCCCAAACGAAGCTGGAGCCCACAGTGTTGAGCTGCATTCTCAACACAGCTGCCTGTAAACTGAAGTTGCAGCTCTGGCAGGAAGCCATGGAGAGTTGTGACGAG GCACTGGAGTTGAACCAGAAAAACACTAAGGCCCTGTTCAGGAGGGCCCAGGCCTGGCAAGGACTGAAGGAGTACAGTAAAGCCATG AGTGATCTGAAGAAAGCTCAAGAAATTGCACCGGAGGATAAAG CAATCGGAAACGAGATGAAGAGAGTCCAGATAAAAGTGAAGGaggaaaaggagaaagagaagcaAATCTATTCCAAAATGTTTGCGTGA
- the LOC123993517 gene encoding electron transfer flavoprotein-ubiquinone oxidoreductase, mitochondrial-like isoform X2, giving the protein MGRYITSHCTFCPRDKDPRWEGVEMERFADEADVVIVGGGPAGLSAAIRLKQLANEQEKELRVCLVEKASQIGAHTLSGACLEPSALNELFSDWKERGAPLNTPVTEDVFSLLTKKYRIPVPMLPGLPMNNHGNYIVRLGHFVRWLGEQAEELGVEIYPGYAAAEVLFHEDGSVKGIATNDVGIAKDGSPKDVFERGMELHAKVTLFGEGCHGHLAKQLYRQFNLRENCEPQTYAIGLKEVWLIDEKKWRPGRVEHSVGWPLNRNTYGGSFLYHLNEGEPLVALGVVIGLDYTNPYLSPFREFQRWKHHPFIAKTLEGGNRIAYGARALNEGGYQCLPKVTFPGGMLIGCSPGFMNVPKIKGTHTAMKSGMLAAEAIFPKVTAKDLASETAGLHVPEYEDNLKKSWIWKELYSVRNIRPSFHNYFGLYGGMVYTGVFYWILRGKEPWTLKHAGLDSAQLRPAKECTAIEYPKPDGKLSFDLLSSVALSGTNHEGDQPPHLTLKDDSVPVANNLAIYDGPEQRFCPAGVYEYVPLETGEGMRLQINAQNCVHCKTCDIKDPSQNINWVVPEGSGGPAYNGM; this is encoded by the exons ATGGGAAGGTACATAACATCACACTGCACATTCTGCCCCAGGGACAAAGACCCACGATGGGAAG GTGTGGAGATGGAGCGGTTTGCCGATGAGGCTGATGTCGTGATAGTGGGCGGGGGTCCCGCAGGGCTGTCGGCAGCCATCCGGCTAAAACAGCTGGCCAATGAGCAGGAGAAGGAGCTGCGTGTCTGCCTGGTGGAGAAGGCCTCTCAGATTGGTGCACACACTCTCTCCGGGGCCTGCCTGGAGCCCAGCGCCCTCAACGAGCTCTTCTCAgactggaaggagagaggg GCACCCTTGAACACACCAGTAACAGAGGATGTGTTTAGCCTTCTAACCAAGAAATACAGAATCCCTGTCCCAATGTTGCCAG GTCTGCCCATGAACAACCATGGGAACTACATTGTGCGGCTGGGCCACTTTGTGCGTTGGTTGGGAGAGCAGGCTGAGGAACTAGGAGTGGAGATATACCCCGGCTACGCTGCTGCTGAG GTTTTGTTTCATGAAGATGGAAGTGTGAAAGGAATTGCCACCAATGACGTGGGCATCGCTAAGGATGGTTCGCCAAAG GATGTGTTTGAGAGGGGGATGGAACTCCATGCTAAAGTGACACTGTTCGGAGAGGGCTGCCATGGCCACTTGGCCAAGCAGCTCTACAGGCAGTTCAACCTCAGGGAGAACTGTGAACCACAGACCTACGCCATTGGCCTAAAAGAG GTGTGGCTGATTGATGAGAAGAAGTGGAGACCGGGCAGAGTGGAGCATTCGGTGGGCTGGCCCCTGAACAGGAACACGTACGGCGGCTCCTTCCTCTACCACCTGAACGAGGGTGAGCCACTGGTGGCCTTGGGCGTTGTG ATTGGGCTTGACTACACCAACCCATACCTCAGCCCTTTCAGAGAGTTCCAGCGATGGAAGCACCACCCATTCATTGCCAAGACCctggagggagggaacagaatcGCTTACGGAGCCAGGGCGCTCAATGAGGGAGgctatcag TGCCTACCTAAAGTGACATTCCCTGGGGGGATGCTTATCGGATGCAGTCCAGGCTTCATGAACGTACCAAAGATTAAAGGCACCCACACGGCCATGAAGAGTGGCATGCTGGCCGCAGAGGCCATCTTCCCCAAAGTCACAGCCAAGGACCTAGCATCTGAAACTGCAG GACTTCATGTACCTGAATATGAGGACAATTTAAAGAAGTCTTGGATCTGGAAAGAGCTGTACTCAGTAAGGAACATCAGGCCCTCATTCCACAACTACTTTGGGCTGTACGGGGGCATGGTCTACACCGGTGTCTTCTATTGGATACTCAGAGGGAAGGAGCCATGGACACTGAAACATGCAG GCCTGGACTCGGCCCAGCTGAGACCGGCTAAGGAGTGCACGGCCATCGAGTACCCCAAGCCCGACGGCAAGCTGAGCTTCGACCTGCTCTCCTCGGTGGCTCTAAGTGGCACCAACCACGAGGGGGACCAGCCCCCCCACCTTACCCTGAAGGACGACAGTGTCCCCGTGGCCAACAACCTGGCCATCTACGATGGGCCTGAGCAGCGCTTCTGTCCAGCAG GTGTATATGAGTACGTTCCACTCGAAACTGGAGAGGGTATGAGGTTGCAGATCAACGCTCAGAACTGCGTGCACTGCAAGACGTGCGACATCAAGGACCCCAGCCAGAACATCAACTGGGTGGTGCCCGAAGGCAGCGGAGGACCAGCCTACAATGGAATGTGA
- the LOC123993517 gene encoding electron transfer flavoprotein-ubiquinone oxidoreductase, mitochondrial-like isoform X3 yields MGRYITSHCTICPRDKDPRWEGVEMERFADEADVVIVGGGPAGLSAAIRLKQLANEQEKELRVCLVEKASQIGAHTLSGACLEPSALNELFSDWKERGAPLNTPVTEDVFSLLTKKYRIPVPMLPGLPMNNHGNYIVRLGHFVRWLGEQAEELGVEIYPGYAAAEVLFHEDGSVKGIATNDVGIAKDGSPKDVFERGMELHAKVTLFGEGCHGHLAKQLYRQFNLRENCEPQTYAIGLKEVWLIDEKKWRPGRVEHSVGWPLNRNTYGGSFLYHLNEGEPLVALGVVIGLDYTNPYLSPFREFQRWKHHPFIAKTLEGGNRIAYGARALNEGGYQCLPKVTFPGGMLIGCSPGFMNVPKIKGTHTAMKSGMLAAEAIFPKVTAKDLASETAGLHVPEYEDNLKKSWIWKELYSVRNIRPSFHNYFGLYGGMVYTGVFYWILRGKEPWTLKHAGLDSAQLRPAKECTAIEYPKPDGKLSFDLLSSVALSGTNHEGDQPPHLTLKDDSVPVANNLAIYDGPEQRFCPAGVYEYVPLETGEGMRLQINAQNCVHCKTCDIKDPSQNINWVVPEGSGGPAYNGM; encoded by the exons ATGGGAAGGTACATAACATCACACTGCACAATCTGCCCCAGGGACAAAGACCCACGATGGGAAG GTGTGGAGATGGAGCGGTTTGCCGATGAGGCTGATGTCGTGATAGTGGGCGGGGGTCCCGCAGGGCTGTCGGCAGCCATCCGGCTAAAACAGCTGGCCAATGAGCAGGAGAAGGAGCTGCGTGTCTGCCTGGTGGAGAAGGCCTCTCAGATTGGTGCACACACTCTCTCCGGGGCCTGCCTGGAGCCCAGCGCCCTCAACGAGCTCTTCTCAgactggaaggagagaggg GCACCCTTGAACACACCAGTAACAGAGGATGTGTTTAGCCTTCTAACCAAGAAATACAGAATCCCTGTCCCAATGTTGCCAG GTCTGCCCATGAACAACCATGGGAACTACATTGTGCGGCTGGGCCACTTTGTGCGTTGGTTGGGAGAGCAGGCTGAGGAACTAGGAGTGGAGATATACCCCGGCTACGCTGCTGCTGAG GTTTTGTTTCATGAAGATGGAAGTGTGAAAGGAATTGCCACCAATGACGTGGGCATCGCTAAGGATGGTTCGCCAAAG GATGTGTTTGAGAGGGGGATGGAACTCCATGCTAAAGTGACACTGTTCGGAGAGGGCTGCCATGGCCACTTGGCCAAGCAGCTCTACAGGCAGTTCAACCTCAGGGAGAACTGTGAACCACAGACCTACGCCATTGGCCTAAAAGAG GTGTGGCTGATTGATGAGAAGAAGTGGAGACCGGGCAGAGTGGAGCATTCGGTGGGCTGGCCCCTGAACAGGAACACGTACGGCGGCTCCTTCCTCTACCACCTGAACGAGGGTGAGCCACTGGTGGCCTTGGGCGTTGTG ATTGGGCTTGACTACACCAACCCATACCTCAGCCCTTTCAGAGAGTTCCAGCGATGGAAGCACCACCCATTCATTGCCAAGACCctggagggagggaacagaatcGCTTACGGAGCCAGGGCGCTCAATGAGGGAGgctatcag TGCCTACCTAAAGTGACATTCCCTGGGGGGATGCTTATCGGATGCAGTCCAGGCTTCATGAACGTACCAAAGATTAAAGGCACCCACACGGCCATGAAGAGTGGCATGCTGGCCGCAGAGGCCATCTTCCCCAAAGTCACAGCCAAGGACCTAGCATCTGAAACTGCAG GACTTCATGTACCTGAATATGAGGACAATTTAAAGAAGTCTTGGATCTGGAAAGAGCTGTACTCAGTAAGGAACATCAGGCCCTCATTCCACAACTACTTTGGGCTGTACGGGGGCATGGTCTACACCGGTGTCTTCTATTGGATACTCAGAGGGAAGGAGCCATGGACACTGAAACATGCAG GCCTGGACTCGGCCCAGCTGAGACCGGCTAAGGAGTGCACGGCCATCGAGTACCCCAAGCCCGACGGCAAGCTGAGCTTCGACCTGCTCTCCTCGGTGGCTCTAAGTGGCACCAACCACGAGGGGGACCAGCCCCCCCACCTTACCCTGAAGGACGACAGTGTCCCCGTGGCCAACAACCTGGCCATCTACGATGGGCCTGAGCAGCGCTTCTGTCCAGCAG GTGTATATGAGTACGTTCCACTCGAAACTGGAGAGGGTATGAGGTTGCAGATCAACGCTCAGAACTGCGTGCACTGCAAGACGTGCGACATCAAGGACCCCAGCCAGAACATCAACTGGGTGGTGCCCGAAGGCAGCGGAGGACCAGCCTACAATGGAATGTGA